From Arachis stenosperma cultivar V10309 chromosome 2, arast.V10309.gnm1.PFL2, whole genome shotgun sequence, one genomic window encodes:
- the LOC130961421 gene encoding CCA tRNA nucleotidyltransferase, mitochondrial-like isoform X3: MSIATQHVLQLLGKDCYDIDIALDNMMGTEFAHKVTKYMLSIGEGKYFHKDGVIKPKPDRSKHLETAMLNLFGMRIDFVNLRSEEYTENSRISSKQSFGTPEVDAYRRDLTINSLFYNIHSDSVEDFTKRGISDLKSGRIVTPLPPKATFLDDPLRVLRAIRFGVRFEFTLDEDLKVAAACGDVKDALAAKISKERIGKEIDLMISGNQPVKALTHICDLTLFWNVFSLPPKFEPAIPDGCERLCISYLDTAWNLIHLLKESTFKDKERRLSLFAALFLPLKNITYQVKKAKMVPVVNYIIVDSLKRNKDAKMVLDLHQASQKFLSLIPCLASNEDLQPDDVDWIRGLIDDVSIASRVRVLTGFLLREIKDLWRVALLVSILLHPIGINDTEDESSQLHKRRDLFNTVESSIIKLGLDKVWEVKPLISGEDIKNVLQLEEGPLVKEWKEKSMAWELANPSRTTEECIDWLRETNSKRVKLE; encoded by the exons ATGTCGATTGCCACTCAGCACGTTCTTCAG CTCCTAGGGAAGGATTGCTATGACATCGATATCGCTCTTGACAATATGATGGGCACCGAGTTTGCCCATAAGGTGACAAAGTACATGTTGTCCATCGGTGAAGGTAAATATTTTCACAAAGATGGCGTCATTAAGCC CAAACCTGACCGGTCAAAACATTTGGAGACCGCAATGTTGAATTTGTTTGGTATGCGGATTGATTTTGTTAACTTAAGGAGTGAAGAGTATACTGAGAATAGCCGCATTTCTTCTAAG CAAAGCTTTGGCACACCTGAAGTGGATGCATATAGGAGGGATTTGACAATTAACAG CTTATTCTACAATATCCACTCTGACTCGGTTGAAGATTTTACAAAGAGAG GGATCTCAGACCTTAAGTCTGGAAGGATAGTGACTCCTTTACCTCCAAAGGCTACCTTCCTTGATGACCCTTTACGAGTTCTTCGAGCCATTAGATTTG gTGTTAGATTTGAGTTCACTCTAGATGAAGATCTGAAAGTAGCTGCTGCATGTGGTGATGTGAAAGATGCTCTAGCTGCTAAAATTAGCAAAGAGCGCATTGGAAAAGAG ATTGATCTTATGATATCTGGAAATCAACCTGTCAAAGCATTGACTCATATTTGTGATCTGACATTATTTTGGAATGTGTTCAGTCTTCCTCCTAAGTTTGAACCTGCTATTCCAGATGGATGTGAAAG GCTTTGCATTTCTTACTTGGATACTGCATGGAACCTTATCCATTTACTCAAAGAGTCAACCTTTAAA GACAAAGAAAGGAGATTGTCACTTTTTGCTGCATTGTTCCTCCCACTTAAAAATATCACTTACCAAGTTAAGAAAGCGAAGATG GTTCCTGTTGTCAATTATATTATTGTTGACTCACTCAAACGAAACAAGGATGCAAAAATG GTGCTTGATTTACATCAAGCATCACAGAAATTCTTGTCATTGATTCCTTGTCTTGCATCTAATGAGGATTTGCAACCTGATGATGTTGATTGGATAAGAGGATTGATTGATGATGTCTCTATTGCTTCTAGAGTCCGGGTTCTAACAG GTTTTCTCTTGAGGGAGATTAAAGATTTATGGAGAGTTGCACTATTGGTATCCATATTATTACATCCCATTGGCATTAACGACACTGAGGATGAATCCTCACAATTGCACAAACGAAGAGATCTGTTTAATACAGTGGAGAGTTCTATAATAAAACTAG GCCTCGACAAAGTTTGGGAGGTGAAGCCATTGATCAGTGGCGAAGATATTAAGAATGTCTTACAGCTTGAAGAAGGACCACTCGTTAAGGAGTGG aaagaaaaatcaatgGCATGGGAACTTGCCAATCCTTCTAGAACTACTGAGGAATGCATTGACTGGTTAAGAGAAACCAATTCTAAGCGGGTAAAGTTGGAGTGA
- the LOC130961421 gene encoding tRNA nucleotidyltransferase cca2-like isoform X1, with amino-acid sequence MSIATQHVLQVRDKIELSDIEHRIFDRLLATLRHFNLQTQLRVAGGWVRDKLLGKDCYDIDIALDNMMGTEFAHKVTKYMLSIGEGKYFHKDGVIKPKPDRSKHLETAMLNLFGMRIDFVNLRSEEYTENSRISSKQSFGTPEVDAYRRDLTINSLFYNIHSDSVEDFTKRGISDLKSGRIVTPLPPKATFLDDPLRVLRAIRFGVRFEFTLDEDLKVAAACGDVKDALAAKISKERIGKEIDLMISGNQPVKALTHICDLTLFWNVFSLPPKFEPAIPDGCERLCISYLDTAWNLIHLLKESTFKDKERRLSLFAALFLPLKNITYQVKKAKMVPVVNYIIVDSLKRNKDAKMVLDLHQASQKFLSLIPCLASNEDLQPDDVDWIRGLIDDVSIASRVRVLTGFLLREIKDLWRVALLVSILLHPIGINDTEDESSQLHKRRDLFNTVESSIIKLGLDKVWEVKPLISGEDIKNVLQLEEGPLVKEWKEKSMAWELANPSRTTEECIDWLRETNSKRVKLE; translated from the exons ATGTCGATTGCCACTCAGCACGTTCTTCAGGTGAGGGACAAAATTGAACTTTCCGACATTGAGCACAGGATCTTCGATAGGCTTCTCGCCACTCTCCGCCACTTCAACCTCCAAACTCAGCTCCGCGTCGCCGGCGGCTGGGTCCGTGACAAg CTCCTAGGGAAGGATTGCTATGACATCGATATCGCTCTTGACAATATGATGGGCACCGAGTTTGCCCATAAGGTGACAAAGTACATGTTGTCCATCGGTGAAGGTAAATATTTTCACAAAGATGGCGTCATTAAGCC CAAACCTGACCGGTCAAAACATTTGGAGACCGCAATGTTGAATTTGTTTGGTATGCGGATTGATTTTGTTAACTTAAGGAGTGAAGAGTATACTGAGAATAGCCGCATTTCTTCTAAG CAAAGCTTTGGCACACCTGAAGTGGATGCATATAGGAGGGATTTGACAATTAACAG CTTATTCTACAATATCCACTCTGACTCGGTTGAAGATTTTACAAAGAGAG GGATCTCAGACCTTAAGTCTGGAAGGATAGTGACTCCTTTACCTCCAAAGGCTACCTTCCTTGATGACCCTTTACGAGTTCTTCGAGCCATTAGATTTG gTGTTAGATTTGAGTTCACTCTAGATGAAGATCTGAAAGTAGCTGCTGCATGTGGTGATGTGAAAGATGCTCTAGCTGCTAAAATTAGCAAAGAGCGCATTGGAAAAGAG ATTGATCTTATGATATCTGGAAATCAACCTGTCAAAGCATTGACTCATATTTGTGATCTGACATTATTTTGGAATGTGTTCAGTCTTCCTCCTAAGTTTGAACCTGCTATTCCAGATGGATGTGAAAG GCTTTGCATTTCTTACTTGGATACTGCATGGAACCTTATCCATTTACTCAAAGAGTCAACCTTTAAA GACAAAGAAAGGAGATTGTCACTTTTTGCTGCATTGTTCCTCCCACTTAAAAATATCACTTACCAAGTTAAGAAAGCGAAGATG GTTCCTGTTGTCAATTATATTATTGTTGACTCACTCAAACGAAACAAGGATGCAAAAATG GTGCTTGATTTACATCAAGCATCACAGAAATTCTTGTCATTGATTCCTTGTCTTGCATCTAATGAGGATTTGCAACCTGATGATGTTGATTGGATAAGAGGATTGATTGATGATGTCTCTATTGCTTCTAGAGTCCGGGTTCTAACAG GTTTTCTCTTGAGGGAGATTAAAGATTTATGGAGAGTTGCACTATTGGTATCCATATTATTACATCCCATTGGCATTAACGACACTGAGGATGAATCCTCACAATTGCACAAACGAAGAGATCTGTTTAATACAGTGGAGAGTTCTATAATAAAACTAG GCCTCGACAAAGTTTGGGAGGTGAAGCCATTGATCAGTGGCGAAGATATTAAGAATGTCTTACAGCTTGAAGAAGGACCACTCGTTAAGGAGTGG aaagaaaaatcaatgGCATGGGAACTTGCCAATCCTTCTAGAACTACTGAGGAATGCATTGACTGGTTAAGAGAAACCAATTCTAAGCGGGTAAAGTTGGAGTGA
- the LOC130961421 gene encoding tRNA nucleotidyltransferase cca2-like isoform X2, giving the protein MSIATQHVLQVRDKIELSDIEHRIFDRLLATLRHFNLQTQLRVAGGWVRDKLLGKDCYDIDIALDNMMGTEFAHKVTKYMLSIGEGKYFHKDGVIKPKPDRSKHLETAMLNLFGMRIDFVNLRSEEYTENSRISSKQSFGTPEVDAYRRDLTINSLFYNIHSDSVEDFTKRGISDLKSGRIVTPLPPKATFLDDPLRVLRAIRFGVRFEFTLDEDLKVAAACGDVKDALAAKISKERIGKEIDLMISGNQPVKALTHICDLTLFWNVFSLPPKFEPAIPDGCERLCISYLDTAWNLIHLLKESTFKDKERRLSLFAALFLPLKNITYQVKKAKMVLDLHQASQKFLSLIPCLASNEDLQPDDVDWIRGLIDDVSIASRVRVLTGFLLREIKDLWRVALLVSILLHPIGINDTEDESSQLHKRRDLFNTVESSIIKLGLDKVWEVKPLISGEDIKNVLQLEEGPLVKEWKEKSMAWELANPSRTTEECIDWLRETNSKRVKLE; this is encoded by the exons ATGTCGATTGCCACTCAGCACGTTCTTCAGGTGAGGGACAAAATTGAACTTTCCGACATTGAGCACAGGATCTTCGATAGGCTTCTCGCCACTCTCCGCCACTTCAACCTCCAAACTCAGCTCCGCGTCGCCGGCGGCTGGGTCCGTGACAAg CTCCTAGGGAAGGATTGCTATGACATCGATATCGCTCTTGACAATATGATGGGCACCGAGTTTGCCCATAAGGTGACAAAGTACATGTTGTCCATCGGTGAAGGTAAATATTTTCACAAAGATGGCGTCATTAAGCC CAAACCTGACCGGTCAAAACATTTGGAGACCGCAATGTTGAATTTGTTTGGTATGCGGATTGATTTTGTTAACTTAAGGAGTGAAGAGTATACTGAGAATAGCCGCATTTCTTCTAAG CAAAGCTTTGGCACACCTGAAGTGGATGCATATAGGAGGGATTTGACAATTAACAG CTTATTCTACAATATCCACTCTGACTCGGTTGAAGATTTTACAAAGAGAG GGATCTCAGACCTTAAGTCTGGAAGGATAGTGACTCCTTTACCTCCAAAGGCTACCTTCCTTGATGACCCTTTACGAGTTCTTCGAGCCATTAGATTTG gTGTTAGATTTGAGTTCACTCTAGATGAAGATCTGAAAGTAGCTGCTGCATGTGGTGATGTGAAAGATGCTCTAGCTGCTAAAATTAGCAAAGAGCGCATTGGAAAAGAG ATTGATCTTATGATATCTGGAAATCAACCTGTCAAAGCATTGACTCATATTTGTGATCTGACATTATTTTGGAATGTGTTCAGTCTTCCTCCTAAGTTTGAACCTGCTATTCCAGATGGATGTGAAAG GCTTTGCATTTCTTACTTGGATACTGCATGGAACCTTATCCATTTACTCAAAGAGTCAACCTTTAAA GACAAAGAAAGGAGATTGTCACTTTTTGCTGCATTGTTCCTCCCACTTAAAAATATCACTTACCAAGTTAAGAAAGCGAAGATG GTGCTTGATTTACATCAAGCATCACAGAAATTCTTGTCATTGATTCCTTGTCTTGCATCTAATGAGGATTTGCAACCTGATGATGTTGATTGGATAAGAGGATTGATTGATGATGTCTCTATTGCTTCTAGAGTCCGGGTTCTAACAG GTTTTCTCTTGAGGGAGATTAAAGATTTATGGAGAGTTGCACTATTGGTATCCATATTATTACATCCCATTGGCATTAACGACACTGAGGATGAATCCTCACAATTGCACAAACGAAGAGATCTGTTTAATACAGTGGAGAGTTCTATAATAAAACTAG GCCTCGACAAAGTTTGGGAGGTGAAGCCATTGATCAGTGGCGAAGATATTAAGAATGTCTTACAGCTTGAAGAAGGACCACTCGTTAAGGAGTGG aaagaaaaatcaatgGCATGGGAACTTGCCAATCCTTCTAGAACTACTGAGGAATGCATTGACTGGTTAAGAGAAACCAATTCTAAGCGGGTAAAGTTGGAGTGA
- the LOC130961421 gene encoding CCA tRNA nucleotidyltransferase, mitochondrial-like isoform X4, giving the protein MLNLFGMRIDFVNLRSEEYTENSRISSKQSFGTPEVDAYRRDLTINSLFYNIHSDSVEDFTKRGISDLKSGRIVTPLPPKATFLDDPLRVLRAIRFGVRFEFTLDEDLKVAAACGDVKDALAAKISKERIGKEIDLMISGNQPVKALTHICDLTLFWNVFSLPPKFEPAIPDGCERLCISYLDTAWNLIHLLKESTFKDKERRLSLFAALFLPLKNITYQVKKAKMVPVVNYIIVDSLKRNKDAKMVLDLHQASQKFLSLIPCLASNEDLQPDDVDWIRGLIDDVSIASRVRVLTGFLLREIKDLWRVALLVSILLHPIGINDTEDESSQLHKRRDLFNTVESSIIKLGLDKVWEVKPLISGEDIKNVLQLEEGPLVKEWKEKSMAWELANPSRTTEECIDWLRETNSKRVKLE; this is encoded by the exons ATGTTGAATTTGTTTGGTATGCGGATTGATTTTGTTAACTTAAGGAGTGAAGAGTATACTGAGAATAGCCGCATTTCTTCTAAG CAAAGCTTTGGCACACCTGAAGTGGATGCATATAGGAGGGATTTGACAATTAACAG CTTATTCTACAATATCCACTCTGACTCGGTTGAAGATTTTACAAAGAGAG GGATCTCAGACCTTAAGTCTGGAAGGATAGTGACTCCTTTACCTCCAAAGGCTACCTTCCTTGATGACCCTTTACGAGTTCTTCGAGCCATTAGATTTG gTGTTAGATTTGAGTTCACTCTAGATGAAGATCTGAAAGTAGCTGCTGCATGTGGTGATGTGAAAGATGCTCTAGCTGCTAAAATTAGCAAAGAGCGCATTGGAAAAGAG ATTGATCTTATGATATCTGGAAATCAACCTGTCAAAGCATTGACTCATATTTGTGATCTGACATTATTTTGGAATGTGTTCAGTCTTCCTCCTAAGTTTGAACCTGCTATTCCAGATGGATGTGAAAG GCTTTGCATTTCTTACTTGGATACTGCATGGAACCTTATCCATTTACTCAAAGAGTCAACCTTTAAA GACAAAGAAAGGAGATTGTCACTTTTTGCTGCATTGTTCCTCCCACTTAAAAATATCACTTACCAAGTTAAGAAAGCGAAGATG GTTCCTGTTGTCAATTATATTATTGTTGACTCACTCAAACGAAACAAGGATGCAAAAATG GTGCTTGATTTACATCAAGCATCACAGAAATTCTTGTCATTGATTCCTTGTCTTGCATCTAATGAGGATTTGCAACCTGATGATGTTGATTGGATAAGAGGATTGATTGATGATGTCTCTATTGCTTCTAGAGTCCGGGTTCTAACAG GTTTTCTCTTGAGGGAGATTAAAGATTTATGGAGAGTTGCACTATTGGTATCCATATTATTACATCCCATTGGCATTAACGACACTGAGGATGAATCCTCACAATTGCACAAACGAAGAGATCTGTTTAATACAGTGGAGAGTTCTATAATAAAACTAG GCCTCGACAAAGTTTGGGAGGTGAAGCCATTGATCAGTGGCGAAGATATTAAGAATGTCTTACAGCTTGAAGAAGGACCACTCGTTAAGGAGTGG aaagaaaaatcaatgGCATGGGAACTTGCCAATCCTTCTAGAACTACTGAGGAATGCATTGACTGGTTAAGAGAAACCAATTCTAAGCGGGTAAAGTTGGAGTGA